In a single window of the Stigmatopora nigra isolate UIUO_SnigA chromosome 7, RoL_Snig_1.1, whole genome shotgun sequence genome:
- the skap2 gene encoding src kinase-associated phosphoprotein 2 — MPAVPEEITSLISDFENFLCDCLKGENLSKKAKEKKEAFIKRIKEVKLGFPYDFKDKCGEDPSDDAEQVDISNNGGGSLQSVDREEEPYEGSQQSPPIAAQDLQCILMSGFLEKRRKDHSFFGQEWQKRWCALSYRTFYYYGHEKDKQQKGEFNIDGYHVKMNNSFRKDSKKDFCFEISAPDKRGYQFCASSVKEAKEWMKCIDLVMKDKSGIIQEEEDDDEEGQKVEEQLMYDDVELVPDTDIYEVLPDASKDYKNYYQALWDCVRGHPDELSFKRGDTIYILSKEYQSYGWWVGEKNGNIGILPIQYLLELYAI, encoded by the exons atgccaGCCGTGCCCGAGGAAATAACTTCCTTAATTTCAG ACTTTGAGAATTTTCTCTGCGATTGCCTGAAAGGAGAAAACCTGAGCAAGAAGGccaaagaaaagaaggaagccTTCATTAAACGGATTAAAGAGGTCAAATTGGG TTTCCCATATGATTTCAAGGACAAAT GTGGAGAGGATCCAAGTGACGATGCGGAGCAGGTAGACATTAGCAACAACGGAGGAGGCTCACTGCAGTCCGTTGACCGGGAAGAGGAGCCCTATGAGG GTTCCCAACAGTCTCCACCAATAGCAGCACAAGACCTGCAGTGTATTCTCATGTCAGGATTCCTGGAGAAGCGAAGGAAGG ATCATAGTTTTTTTGGCCAGGAGTGGCAGAAGAGATGGTGTGCACTAAGCTATCGCACTTTCTACTATTATGGCCACGAAAAAG ACAAGCAGCAGAAAGGCGAATTCAACATTGACGGCTACCATGTCAAAATGAACAACAGTTTCAGGAAAGACTCCAAGAAagacttttgttttgaaatctcAGCTCCAGATAAGCGAGGCTATCAG TTTTGTGCTTCGTCGGTAAAAGAGGCAAAGGAATGGATGAAATGTATCGATCTGGTTATGAAAG ATAAATCTGGTATcatacaagaagaagaagatgatgatgaagagggGCAGAAAGTGGAAGAACAGCTAATGTATGATGATGTTGAACTTGTACCAGATACAGACATCTATGAGGTGCTACCAG ATGCAAGCAAAGACTACAAAAACTACTACCAGGCCTTATGGGACTGTGTTAGGGGCCACCCGGATGAACTCTCCTTCAAACGTGGAGACACCATTTACATTCTGAGCAAG